CCGCCCACCTTCTACACCGTTGCGCCGGGCGACACCGTGAATCGAATCGCCGCGGCCTACGGCGTGAGCGCGGATGTGATCGCCTCCCTGAACGCGTTGGTGCGCCCGGACCACATCGAGATCGGCCAGCGCTTGCTGCTGCGCGAGCCACCGGGCGTAGACGGCCGGATACCCGCGGATTCGCACGAGGCGTTCATCTTCAGCCTCGTTCGCGGCGCCCGCGAGTCGCAGCGCCTCACGGGCGTGCCGGCCTCCGTGACCCTCGCCCAGGCCATCCTCGAGACGTACTGGGGCACGAGTTTCCTGGCTCGGGACGCAAATAACTACTTCGGCATCAAGGCCTACGAGAAGCCGGGAACCGCCGGCGTCGTCTGGATCGACGCCTGGGAGGTCGATGCGAATGGGAGAGACGTGAACTATCCCGCGCCCTTCCGCCGCTATGCCGACCCGGCCGACTCTCTCGTGGATCACGGTCGATTCTTCCTCGAGAACTCACGCTACGCGTATGCGCTCCAAGCGACGAGCGATCCGAAAGAGTTCGCCCGTCGCATCAACGCCGCCGGATATGCCACGGATCCGAACTACGCCACGAAGCTGATTGCGTACATGGACCGCTACAATCTGTATCAGTGGGACGTGCCCTTCTAGCAGAATGCTGACAAACCGTTCGCCCCGAGCCCGCCGAAGGGGGTGGCGCGCTTCGACGCTCCTGCCCCGAGCGAAGCCGAACGGCTCGGCACGATCGGTATACATCCGCTCATCAGCACCCTGCTCGGTCTCGGCCCACGCGCCAGCTCAGCGGTTCGGAGCGCGTGCATGCCGTCGGCGCACCAGGCGACGCTCGAGGTCTTCCCCAATCCGCATCCCAGTCGCGCGTACGAAATCGAGCACGTATGCCCCGAGTTCACGTCCGTCTGCCCGATCACGGGCCAGCCGGATTTCGCGACCATCCGGATCGTTTATGTCCCGGATCGAACGTGCGTCGAGCTGAAATCGCTCAAGCTCTATCTCTGGGCGTTCCGCAACGAGGGGCACTTCTATGAGGATGTGACCAATCTGATACTTGACGACTTGGTCGCCGTCCTCGATCCTCTACGCATCGATGTCACCGCCGAGTTCAACGTGCGCGGCGGCATCCATTCCGTCATCCGGGCGTCGCACCAGAAGCCGATCTAGAGGACTCGCCCATCGGTCCGCGGTCGTCGCCCGCGCAATGACGCAACGGAGGCTGCGTATAAGCCTACCTCGCGGGATATTGACATAATTCGGCGTATAACGTCGGTAAGTGCCGTTGTTTTGTCATCAGCGGGCTATACCTATTGACTTTGCTACGGTCGTAGCGACTATACTAGACCGTCCAAAACTACGTGCGGAGGTGCGAGTTGGAACGAGTAAGTCGTAGGCGTCTGTTGGCCGCCGGGGGCGGCGCAGTCCTGGCAGGGGCCGTCGTCGGCCAGACCGTTGCGAACGCCCAGGCAGACAGGCCGGAGCGAAGCCCGTGGGGCCTCACCTTTGATGTCGTATTGGAGGCCGCCCCGGCGGCGGCCGCGCCTGCGGCCGGTGCCCCCGCCGCCGCCGCGCCAGCGGCTGAGATGGCCATGCAGGCGGGCGCCTTCTACATGAGCGGCGCCGTCTACGAGGCCGGCTCTCTCGGCGCAGATGGCACGCCTGGGGCCAACTCGAAGCGGGTCGGCACGCTTCGGGTCTGGGGCTGGAACTTCGACCCGTCCCGGCCCGGTGCGACGGGATCCGTTGCCAACGCGTCCCTCGAGCTGACCCGACGCGGCCAGTTCGTCTTGGGCGGCGGCGTAGTGGCGGACCACGTCGGAATCCTGGCCGGCACCGGCGAGTTCCGGGGCGCCAATGGCCAGGCCGCGCTGTATATGATCTC
The Chloroflexota bacterium genome window above contains:
- a CDS encoding glucosaminidase domain-containing protein, translating into MLHRVLLFALAYFGILGVRLFGPRGRRQPPQPRPTAPHTPATAEPAIALATLRPIAPARAPRRSGAWQRGVAHGAVLLGVLAVSPSLTAGRAHPPADPAPTEVSAIRVGLASEPLEASSANAQLPVPARPTDEQPAADASGDEDRPDAPDTSDRGEQHAESRPPNDSVDATALTSADLDADGLGPDGAPDSTDDAPIPAAEGADGDAASVDPPTFYTVAPGDTVNRIAAAYGVSADVIASLNALVRPDHIEIGQRLLLREPPGVDGRIPADSHEAFIFSLVRGARESQRLTGVPASVTLAQAILETYWGTSFLARDANNYFGIKAYEKPGTAGVVWIDAWEVDANGRDVNYPAPFRRYADPADSLVDHGRFFLENSRYAYALQATSDPKEFARRINAAGYATDPNYATKLIAYMDRYNLYQWDVPF
- the queF gene encoding preQ(1) synthase, whose translation is MPSAHQATLEVFPNPHPSRAYEIEHVCPEFTSVCPITGQPDFATIRIVYVPDRTCVELKSLKLYLWAFRNEGHFYEDVTNLILDDLVAVLDPLRIDVTAEFNVRGGIHSVIRASHQKPI